A region from the Polaribacter sp. Hel1_33_78 genome encodes:
- a CDS encoding lecithin retinol acyltransferase family protein — protein MENYNKLLNSLKPIDVIVAKKRVGLGRILNHYIVYLGNGIFVGNLKGSVKQVTHNELYDLLKVYEPVEIRKFTGTQLDAREAIFRVKQKLGQPYSFLGFNCEHFANWVQYGKETSNQVTNGFLILAGLFTLKLITSGDGKR, from the coding sequence ATGGAAAATTATAATAAATTATTAAATAGTTTAAAACCAATAGATGTCATTGTAGCTAAAAAAAGAGTGGGTTTAGGAAGAATTCTAAATCACTACATCGTCTATTTAGGTAATGGGATATTTGTTGGAAATTTAAAAGGAAGTGTAAAACAAGTAACACATAATGAACTTTATGATTTGCTTAAAGTTTACGAACCGGTTGAAATTAGAAAATTTACTGGAACACAATTAGATGCAAGAGAAGCCATATTTAGAGTTAAGCAAAAGTTAGGACAACCTTACAGCTTTTTAGGCTTCAATTGTGAACATTTTGCTAATTGGGTGCAATATGGTAAAGAAACAAGTAATCAAGTTACTAATGGTTTTTTAATACTGGCTGGTTTATTCACTTTAAAACTAATTACTAGTGGAGATGGAAAAAGATAG
- a CDS encoding Pycsar system effector family protein, giving the protein MEKDRLKYTINRFDHYFDSVNNKSAVYIAINTFITGGIIVLLTQTNIVKELIVLGQVIVWILLLTGIVNLIVLSIASIPFFSTKPKSIYYFGAISKMTQSEFNKTSKNYNEKEELKDLRSQTFVLSQGLTKKFTKLKLAGILLVTQFFMLLLIFITILTNL; this is encoded by the coding sequence ATGGAAAAAGATAGATTGAAATATACTATAAATAGATTTGATCATTATTTTGATAGTGTTAATAATAAATCAGCTGTTTATATTGCCATTAATACTTTCATAACTGGTGGTATTATTGTATTACTGACGCAGACCAATATTGTTAAGGAATTAATTGTTTTAGGGCAAGTTATTGTTTGGATATTATTACTTACGGGTATTGTAAATCTAATCGTATTATCTATTGCAAGTATTCCATTTTTTTCAACTAAACCAAAATCTATCTATTATTTTGGAGCAATATCTAAAATGACACAATCTGAATTCAATAAAACTTCTAAAAATTATAATGAAAAGGAAGAATTAAAAGATTTAAGGTCACAAACTTTTGTCCTTTCACAAGGTTTGACAAAAAAATTCACAAAACTAAAATTAGCAGGCATATTATTGGTTACACAATTCTTTATGCTTCTATTAATTTTTATAACAATATTAACCAATCTATAA
- a CDS encoding adenylate/guanylate cyclase domain-containing protein: MSIFNPYLDVIKKAVDKDPRNNYIKLFSKQPESDFDTSYINELRNELPGLENLNESSRLVKGLNAPTVENLPRLGNHPDFANLQYTNNTEKHWIISAFVDVKKSTQLYNNFALVTVALITESIIKASILAVNLCGGYVHRIQGDGLMVYFGGKNIEKKQATKDSLKAFAMISYFVKNDLKDYFDSQGIKEIYTRAGIDLGHDNQVLWMYSGLGDSGEVTTCSLHTSLAPKMQANATSNGIVTGQNIINQISSSDKYFKVKSKPIWDYEDGRFYNQYDFNWERYLVDNDFAKQNIDGDLILNIGNTVAPILNPIYLSPIAEINKPYYHF; this comes from the coding sequence ATGAGTATTTTTAATCCGTATTTGGATGTTATCAAAAAAGCAGTAGATAAAGATCCGAGAAACAATTACATTAAACTTTTTTCAAAACAACCAGAGTCAGATTTTGACACAAGTTACATTAATGAATTACGAAATGAGTTACCTGGTTTAGAAAATCTAAATGAATCTTCTCGTTTAGTCAAGGGACTCAATGCACCAACAGTTGAGAATTTACCAAGATTAGGAAATCATCCTGATTTTGCAAATTTACAATACACTAATAACACTGAAAAGCATTGGATTATTTCAGCTTTTGTTGATGTAAAAAAGAGCACACAACTTTACAATAATTTTGCTTTAGTTACTGTAGCTTTAATTACTGAAAGTATTATTAAAGCGTCTATTCTTGCTGTAAATTTATGTGGTGGTTATGTGCATCGAATTCAGGGTGATGGATTGATGGTTTATTTTGGCGGAAAAAATATTGAGAAAAAACAAGCTACAAAAGACTCTTTAAAAGCTTTTGCTATGATTTCTTATTTTGTGAAAAATGATTTAAAAGACTATTTTGATTCGCAAGGGATTAAAGAAATATACACAAGAGCAGGGATTGATTTAGGACACGACAACCAAGTACTTTGGATGTACTCTGGGTTAGGGGATTCAGGAGAAGTCACTACTTGTAGTTTGCATACAAGTCTTGCACCTAAAATGCAAGCTAATGCAACCTCAAACGGAATCGTTACCGGGCAAAATATTATAAATCAAATTTCTTCTTCTGACAAGTATTTTAAAGTAAAGTCTAAACCTATTTGGGATTATGAAGATGGGCGATTTTATAATCAATATGATTTTAATTGGGAAAGATATCTAGTAGATAATGATTTCGCAAAACAAAACATAGATGGTGATTTAATTTTAAACATTGGTAATACAGTAGCACCAATATTAAATCCAATTTACTTAAGCCCAATTGCAGAAATAAATAAACCTTATTATCATTTTTAA